In Amaranthus tricolor cultivar Red isolate AtriRed21 chromosome 5, ASM2621246v1, whole genome shotgun sequence, a genomic segment contains:
- the LOC130814246 gene encoding uncharacterized protein LOC130814246 isoform X5: protein MVMAPKSEHHHEVLLVKFLMIKVYRTKKGVRTAFSIIKLKSKTVDKVQKGGETVNGCVLILLVAFCYRYHFQGRHCPKSIPLIKYLTN from the exons ATGG TTATGGCTCCTAAATCAGAGCACCATCATGAAGTCCTGTTGGTGAAGTTTTTGATGATCAAGGTTTACAGAACAAAAAAAGGAGTTAGAACTGCATTTAGCATTATCAAACTTAAATCTAAGACTG TAGACAAGGTGCAAAAAGGGGGTGAAACAGTGAATGGATGTGTGTTGATATTATTGGTTGCATTTTGTTATCGTTACCATTTTCAAGGTAGGCATTGTCCAAAATCAATCCCTCTTATAAAGTATTTGACTAATTAA
- the LOC130814246 gene encoding uncharacterized protein LOC130814246 isoform X2: MFDLVFYNFFVHLFHGIVIFMAPKSEHHHEVLLVKFLMIKVYRTKKGVRTAFSIIKLKSKTDKVQKGGETVNGCVLILLVAFCYRYHFQGRHCPKSIPLIKYLTN, translated from the exons atgtttgatttagttttttacaatttttttgtgCACCTTTTTCACGGAATTGTTATAT TTATGGCTCCTAAATCAGAGCACCATCATGAAGTCCTGTTGGTGAAGTTTTTGATGATCAAGGTTTACAGAACAAAAAAAGGAGTTAGAACTGCATTTAGCATTATCAAACTTAAATCTAAGACTG ACAAGGTGCAAAAAGGGGGTGAAACAGTGAATGGATGTGTGTTGATATTATTGGTTGCATTTTGTTATCGTTACCATTTTCAAGGTAGGCATTGTCCAAAATCAATCCCTCTTATAAAGTATTTGACTAATTAA
- the LOC130814246 gene encoding uncharacterized protein LOC130814246 isoform X4, with amino-acid sequence MFDLVFYNFFVHLFHGIVIFMAPKSEHHHEVLLVKFLMIKVYRTKKGVRTAFSIIKLKSKTDKVQKGGETVNGCVLILLVAFCYRYHFQVISSRIGA; translated from the exons atgtttgatttagttttttacaatttttttgtgCACCTTTTTCACGGAATTGTTATAT TTATGGCTCCTAAATCAGAGCACCATCATGAAGTCCTGTTGGTGAAGTTTTTGATGATCAAGGTTTACAGAACAAAAAAAGGAGTTAGAACTGCATTTAGCATTATCAAACTTAAATCTAAGACTG ACAAGGTGCAAAAAGGGGGTGAAACAGTGAATGGATGTGTGTTGATATTATTGGTTGCATTTTGTTATCGTTACCATTTTCAAG TTATATCTTCAAGGATTGGTGCTTGA
- the LOC130814246 gene encoding uncharacterized protein LOC130814246 isoform X3 yields the protein MFDLVFYNFFVHLFHGIVIFMAPKSEHHHEVLLVKFLMIKVYRTKKGVRTAFSIIKLKSKTVDKVQKGGETVNGCVLILLVAFCYRYHFQVISSRIGA from the exons atgtttgatttagttttttacaatttttttgtgCACCTTTTTCACGGAATTGTTATAT TTATGGCTCCTAAATCAGAGCACCATCATGAAGTCCTGTTGGTGAAGTTTTTGATGATCAAGGTTTACAGAACAAAAAAAGGAGTTAGAACTGCATTTAGCATTATCAAACTTAAATCTAAGACTG TAGACAAGGTGCAAAAAGGGGGTGAAACAGTGAATGGATGTGTGTTGATATTATTGGTTGCATTTTGTTATCGTTACCATTTTCAAG TTATATCTTCAAGGATTGGTGCTTGA
- the LOC130814246 gene encoding uncharacterized protein LOC130814246 isoform X1 — protein sequence MFDLVFYNFFVHLFHGIVIFMAPKSEHHHEVLLVKFLMIKVYRTKKGVRTAFSIIKLKSKTVDKVQKGGETVNGCVLILLVAFCYRYHFQGRHCPKSIPLIKYLTN from the exons atgtttgatttagttttttacaatttttttgtgCACCTTTTTCACGGAATTGTTATAT TTATGGCTCCTAAATCAGAGCACCATCATGAAGTCCTGTTGGTGAAGTTTTTGATGATCAAGGTTTACAGAACAAAAAAAGGAGTTAGAACTGCATTTAGCATTATCAAACTTAAATCTAAGACTG TAGACAAGGTGCAAAAAGGGGGTGAAACAGTGAATGGATGTGTGTTGATATTATTGGTTGCATTTTGTTATCGTTACCATTTTCAAGGTAGGCATTGTCCAAAATCAATCCCTCTTATAAAGTATTTGACTAATTAA